In the genome of Pseudomonas fluorescens, the window TGCCGAACGTTGAAGTCGTCGGCTTCTCGACGCTGTTGGCGCACTTCGCCAAAGAAAAGAACGCCAATGTGTTCCTGCGTGGTTTGCGTGCGGTGTCGGACTTCGAATACGAATTCCAGCTGGCCAACATGAACCGCCAGTTGGCGCCGGACGTGGAAAGCCTGTTCCTTACCCCGTCCGAGCGTTACTCGTTCATTTCCTCGACGCTGGTCCGTGAAATCGCAGCCCTGGGCGGCGATATCACCAAGTTCGTGCACCCGGTGGTGGCGGACGCACTGACCGAACGTTTCAAGAAGTAACCCCCGCAAACTGTAGGAGCGAGCCTGCTCCGGGCGGCGTTCCGACGATGGACGTCAACGATAACGCGGGAAACCTGACACCCCGCGGCGTTCTCGAGTTCATCGCCAGCAGGCTGGCTCCTACAGTACGTCGCACCTGCGTGCAACGCAGGCGCCAATGCGGCACAATTGTGTGCATTGGTTTATTGCGCCCGGGCTTGCCGCCCCGGCTGGAGCTAGCATGTCCCTGATCATCACCGACGATTGCATCAACTGCGACGTCTGCGAACCCGAGTGCCCGAACGCCGCCATTTCCCAAGGCGAAGAGATCTACGTGATCGACCCGAACCTGTGCACTCAGTGTGTCGGCCACTATGACGAACCGCAGTGCCAGCAGGTCTGCCCGGTGGATTGCATTCCACTGGACGAAGCTCATCCGGAGACTGAAGAGCAGTTGATGGAGAAGTACCGGAAAATTACCGGTAAGGCTTAAGCCATTCGGCGCCTGTCAGACCGTCTTCGCGAGCAAGCCCGCTCCCACAGGGGTTTTGTGAACGACGCAGATCCAGTGTGGGAGCGAGCTTGCTCGCGATGACGTCATCAGCCTCACTGAAAATCTAACTGACTTTCAGCTCTGACAACGCGGGCAAAAAACGCTGGCGCGCTGCCCGAGTTTCACTTCCCGCAGCCCCGTGCCACAGACCTTGCAGTGTTCACCGCCACGGCCGTACACGAACAGTTCCTGCTGGAAATAACCAGGCTGACCGTCACCACCGATAAAGTCCCGCAGCGTGGTACCGCCGCGCTCGATGGCGGCCGCCAGGATGCGCTTGATCTCAATGGCCAGCTTCAAATAACGCGCTCGGGAAATGCTCTTGGCTTCTCGGCGCGGATCTATGCCTGCGGCGAACAACGCTTCGGTCGCATAGATATTGCCCACGCCCACCACCACCGCGTTATCCATGATGAACGGCTTGACCGCCATCGAGCGGCCCCGGGACTGCTGGAACAGGCGCTCGCCATCGAACAGGTCGGTCAACGGTTCCGGCCCCAGGCGAATCAGCAATTCGTGATTGAGCGGATCGAGACTCCAGAGCATTGCGCCGAAGCGCCGCGGGTCGGTGTAACGCAGGGCCAGGCCCGACTCCAGCTCGATGTCCACATGCTCATGCTTGGCCGCCGGCAGCCCGGCCTCCACCAGCCGCAAATTGCCTGACATGCCCAAGTGGCTGATCAAGGTGCCGACTTCGGCATTGATCAGCAGGTACTTGGCACGCCGCTCCACCAGCACGATACGCTGCCCGGACAACCGCACATCGAGGTCTTCGGGAATCGGCCAGCGCAAACGACGATCACGCACGATCACCCGGCTGACCCGCTGGCCTTCCAGGTGCGGCGCGATACCGCGACGGGTGGTTTCGACTTCTGGCAATTCAGGCATGGTGCTCTCGGCTCAGGCGCTTGGCCTGGAAGGTTCCGACACTCAGTGATGAGTGCCGAGGTCGCGGATCGTCTGCTTGAGGGTCTCGAAGTCGTAGTCCGAGAGGCCGACATAATCGAGCACCAGCGGCGCGATGCCGTTCCACTCGTGATCTTCGGTCTGATTGCCCAGCACCCGGTACGACGCGCAAATGTGCTCGGCCATTTTCAGTATCGCCAGCAGGTTCTTCAGCGAACTGTTGCGCGACGACTCATCGCTGAAAATCGCCAACGCATTGTGGTGATTGGCGATCGCCGCGCTCACGTGTTCCGGCAGTCGCCAGGACTTGGCCGTGTAATACCCGACCACCGAGTGATTGGTATTGAACACCTGATTCTCCGTATCCACCACCCGGCATTCGGCACTGGCGTTGGCATAGGCCTGCTCCAGAACGCCCATATAATCGGGGAAACGCTGGAGCATCAAGGGCACGCCGCAGTCGTGGAACAGGCCCAGGGCATACGCTTCATCGCCATTTTCAACGCCGATGCGCTTGGCCAGGGTCAGGCAAGTCATGGCCACGTCCTGCGCGGTGTCCCAGAAACGGTTCAGGGTGACAATGGTGTCGTCATTCATCTCGCCCTTGATCGACTGCGCGTTGATCAGGTTGATGACCGAACGGCTGCCCAGCAGATTTACCGCGCGCTGGATCGAGGCAATCTTGTTGCTCAGCCCGTAATACGGCGAATTGACGATCTTCAGCAGGGAACCGGAAAGGCCCGGGTCCTGGGAGATCAGCTTGGCAATGACTTCCAGATCCGGGTCGGGCATGTACTGCTCCATCTGCAAATCCACCATGATTTGCGGCTGGGCCGGTACGCTGATGCCCTGCAGGGCTTGTTGGATCTGTTCGGAAGTCAGCTCTTGGGACATTTGTGCACACTCTGGGTCAGGTGGTGATTCTAACCTTTATGAAGTTGGATCCGACATACCAAATCGCATGACAACCCTCGCCACATGTCCACTTGCAGGCCTACCCGGGACCTCAACACGCTATACTCCCGCTCTTTTTTCCGGAGCGACGACATGTCCCTGCCTAGCCTGCGCCTCAAAGCCAACGCCGACCGTCGTCTGCGCAACGGTCATTTGTGGGTCTACAGCAACGAAATCGATGTAGCCGCTACGCCTTTGCACGGTTTCAAGGCCGGTGACCAAGCGATCCTCGAAGCCGCCGGCGGCAAGCCGCTGGGCATCGTTGCCATGAGCCCGAACAACCTGATCTGCGCCCGACTGCTGTCGCGCGACATCAAGTTGCCGCTGGACAAGTCGCTGCTGGTGCATCGCCTGAACGTGGCCCTGTCCCTGCGCGATCGCCTGTTCGACAAGCCGTTCTATCGCCTGGTCTACGGCGACTCCGACCTGTTGCCAGGCCTGGTGGTCGACCGTTTCGGCGACATCCTGGTGGTGCAGATCGCTTCGGCGACCATGGAAGCACATAAAGACGACGTGATTGCAGCGCTGACCCAAGTACTCAAGCCAAGCGGCATCCTGTTCAAGAACGACTCCGCCGCCCGTGACGCCGAAGGCCTCACCCGCTACGTCGAAACCGTGTTCGGCCTGGTGCCGGAGTGGGTTGCCCTCGAAGAGAACGGCGTGAAATTCGAAGCACCTGTCATCCAGGGTCAGAAAACCGGCTGGTTCTACGACCACCGCATGAACCGCGCACGCCTGGCACCCTACGCCAAAGGCAAACGCGTGCTCGACCTGTACAGCTACATCGGCGGCTGGGGCGTGCAGGCTGCCGCGTTCGGCGCCAGTGAAGTGTTCTGCGTCGACGCTTCGGCCTTCGCCCTCGACGGCGTCGAGCGCAACGCCGCACTGAACGGCTTCGCCGAGAAAAT includes:
- the mutM gene encoding bifunctional DNA-formamidopyrimidine glycosylase/DNA-(apurinic or apyrimidinic site) lyase is translated as MPELPEVETTRRGIAPHLEGQRVSRVIVRDRRLRWPIPEDLDVRLSGQRIVLVERRAKYLLINAEVGTLISHLGMSGNLRLVEAGLPAAKHEHVDIELESGLALRYTDPRRFGAMLWSLDPLNHELLIRLGPEPLTDLFDGERLFQQSRGRSMAVKPFIMDNAVVVGVGNIYATEALFAAGIDPRREAKSISRARYLKLAIEIKRILAAAIERGGTTLRDFIGGDGQPGYFQQELFVYGRGGEHCKVCGTGLREVKLGQRASVFCPRCQS
- a CDS encoding class I SAM-dependent rRNA methyltransferase, coding for MSLPSLRLKANADRRLRNGHLWVYSNEIDVAATPLHGFKAGDQAILEAAGGKPLGIVAMSPNNLICARLLSRDIKLPLDKSLLVHRLNVALSLRDRLFDKPFYRLVYGDSDLLPGLVVDRFGDILVVQIASATMEAHKDDVIAALTQVLKPSGILFKNDSAARDAEGLTRYVETVFGLVPEWVALEENGVKFEAPVIQGQKTGWFYDHRMNRARLAPYAKGKRVLDLYSYIGGWGVQAAAFGASEVFCVDASAFALDGVERNAALNGFAEKMTCIEGDVFEALKELKASEERFDVIVADPPAFIKRKKDMKNGEGAYRRLNEQAMRLLTKDGILVSASCSMHLPEDDLQNILLTSARHLDRNIQILERGGQGPDHPVHPAIAETRYIKSITCRLLPNS
- the coaD gene encoding pantetheine-phosphate adenylyltransferase — its product is MNRVLYPGTFDPITKGHGDLVERASRLFDHVIIAVAASPKKNPLFPLEQRVELAREVTKHLPNVEVVGFSTLLAHFAKEKNANVFLRGLRAVSDFEYEFQLANMNRQLAPDVESLFLTPSERYSFISSTLVREIAALGGDITKFVHPVVADALTERFKK
- a CDS encoding HDOD domain-containing protein, giving the protein MSQELTSEQIQQALQGISVPAQPQIMVDLQMEQYMPDPDLEVIAKLISQDPGLSGSLLKIVNSPYYGLSNKIASIQRAVNLLGSRSVINLINAQSIKGEMNDDTIVTLNRFWDTAQDVAMTCLTLAKRIGVENGDEAYALGLFHDCGVPLMLQRFPDYMGVLEQAYANASAECRVVDTENQVFNTNHSVVGYYTAKSWRLPEHVSAAIANHHNALAIFSDESSRNSSLKNLLAILKMAEHICASYRVLGNQTEDHEWNGIAPLVLDYVGLSDYDFETLKQTIRDLGTHH
- a CDS encoding YfhL family 4Fe-4S dicluster ferredoxin, whose translation is MSLIITDDCINCDVCEPECPNAAISQGEEIYVIDPNLCTQCVGHYDEPQCQQVCPVDCIPLDEAHPETEEQLMEKYRKITGKA